From Drosophila yakuba strain Tai18E2 chromosome 2L, Prin_Dyak_Tai18E2_2.1, whole genome shotgun sequence, one genomic window encodes:
- the LOC6528343 gene encoding myb-like protein Q isoform X30: MDLSLERDSSALGSLFQQIINDMKNTSPLWEDFVAKAGKLHTCLRAAIQAIAAYLDAFQKIADAATNSRGASKEIGTALTRVCLRHKAVETRLKTFTSAIMDCLVQPLQERIEDWKRTVATIDKDHAKEYKRCRTELKKRSSDTLRLQKKARKGQTDGLQSLMDSHMQDVTLRRAELEEVEKKSLRSAMVEERLRYCSFVHMLQPVVHEECEVMSELGHLQEAMQSIALVTKEPSVLPQASEELIHDAKASINLYPESPGGGSGSQGGGCSNSLGSRKSSVCSISSMNSSGSSNSPGHHHYPRSLSQFVTPAIRLKPGESSDSGFCSSPALTTQTSNATNQTANVSTWPPHSQDGVDTLPPTADRPHTISTAYEKGHQRPPLTVYTFQNPETIHESGSCLNNGTAAPNGQPLSGQATPATQKSPAASLSRPPLPVKPAHVRCSSLERPLSAQSNHRQGSGSNLLQRQCPSPIPAHITKELSAAHHAQQQQQQQQNQQPQTPPTYVNMSELATMAALKQTNQQQKTSTPPLQQQSSIDSTCSQHSNDSTGSHQLLQQQQQHPSQQNHHSATATRSHSISSTASSLHSHPSIDSTVACGSLVGQHNHSTSTNTNTNTTSPSSGSSTPQNHYSPLLTNSPTSTAAGTPSGSSLGPGSGLGFVYQVSSPTPPSSEVLKITEQGAAGQDQGTGSANSVADEMDERSRASVLQKASMFEKAAAAAAVAVSPPASIQVASSAPASGGGTRRSEAEQQEMDKSFEDSIQALNNLIGELDSFQREIDEGKVKPPSSTNNTSSSNNNMTTSSNSSSDNNNPPATSNIEPCAISNQTNSSGCGTDISDTTSDELAGDDMDVRQRDRDRDLLGASDSELSRCYVSETSSLTGGLTAGGYENPTFAHFAANANRDDAVSLASDSVCLGQPRHAYVDTCSDSGSAVVVIYDHQIPNTPDIEFVKQNSEIVVLRTKDPQPHALQLHEMRELQQLPTNLAASPDSSPDSAAGQAPPTATVAPAKQRLSSFRATSEQQLQLLGRGSPQRGKTPSEQAVQSRPQDQHYPQTHQQDIDGSSPPVELARRQLPPKPTSLSVFNGPLPTAGDRPVVPRKSDFKADLDAKIRRQKQKVKQQLQTQQQQQETQQQHQQQAPQEQQHSPQSPQNRN; encoded by the exons AATACTTCGCCCCTGTGGGAGGACTTTGTGGCTAAGGCCGGAAAACTACACACTTGCTTAAG GGCCGCCATCCAGGCAATCGCCGCCTATTTGGACGCCTTCCAAAAGATAGCCGATGCGGCGACCAACTCAAGAG GCGCCTCAAAGGAGATCGGCACCGCCCTGACCCGCGTTTGCCTCCGACACAAGGCGGTGGAGACACGTCTGAAAACCTTCACCAGCGCCATAATGGATTGCCTGGTGCAGCCGCTGCAGGAGAGGATCGAGGACTGGAAGCGCACGGTGGCCACCATCGACAAAGACCATGCCAAAGAGTACAAGCGCTGTCGCACTGAACTGAAGAAGCGCTCCAGCGACACGCTGCGCCTGCAGAAGAAGGCGCGCAAGGGTCAGACGGACGGATTGCAGTCCCTGATGGACTCGCACATGCAGGATGTCACCCTGCGCCGCGCAGAACTCGAGGAAGTCGAGAAGAAATCCTTGAGGTCGGCCATGGTGGAGGAGCGTCTTCGCTACTGCAGCTTTGTCCACATGCTTCAGCCAGTGGTGCACGAGGAGTGCGAGGTCATGTCAGAGTTGGGTCACCTACAG GAAGCCATGCAGTCAATTGCGCTAGTGACCAAGGAACCCAGTGTCCTGCCCCAGGCCTCCGAGGAGCTAATTCACGACGCTAAGGCCAGCATTAATCTGTACCCGGAGTCTCCAGGTGGCGGTTCCGGCTCGCAGGGCGGCGGCTGCTCCAACTCGCTGGGTTCCCGAAAGAGCTCCGTCTGTTCCATCAGCAGCATGAACAGCAGCGGCTCGAGCAACTCTCCCGGTCACCATCACTATCCGCGCTCCTTGTCGCAG tttgtaaCGCCCGCAATTCGCTTGAAACCTGGTGAATCCAGTGATAGTGGCTTTTGCTCATCGCCAGCTCTAACAACACag ACCTCGAATGCAACGAATCAAACGGCAAATGTCTCAACCTGGCCCCCACATTCCCAGGATGGCGTCGACACACTGCCACCGACCGCGGACCGTCCGCACACCATTTCGACGGCATACGAGAAGGGTCACCAGCGTCCTCCACTGACCGTCTACACGTTCCAAAACCCGGAGACTATTCACGAGTCGGGCAGCTGCTTGAACAACGGAACCGCAGCCCCGAATGGACAGCCCTTGTCTGGACAAGCCACTCCGGCCACCCAGAAATCCCCGGCTGCCTCACTTAGTCGGCCCCCCTTGCCAGTT AAGCCAGCCCATGTG CGCTGCTCGTCGCTGGAGCGACCCCTTTCGGCCCAGAGTAACCACCGCCAGGGAAGTGGGAGCAACCTGCTGCAGCGCCAGTGCCCCTCACCGATTCCGGCTCATATCACGAAAG AGCTGTCCGCAGCGCATCatgcacagcagcagcagcagcaacagcagaatCAGCAGCCTCAGACGCCACCCACCTATGTGAACATGTCTGAGCTGGCCACCATGGCAGCTTTGAAGCAAACCAACCAGCAGCAAAAGACCTCTACGCCGCctctgcagcagcagagctCCATTGACTCGACCTGCTCCCAGCATTCCAACGACTCCACCGGCTCGcatcagctcctccagcagcagcagcaacatccatCGCAGCAGAATCACCACTCAGCCACTGCCACACGCTCCCATTCCATATCCTCGACGGCCTCGTCACTGCACTCGCATCCGTCGATCGACTCCACCGTCGCTTGCGGCTCGCTGGTGGGCCAACACAACCAcagcaccagcaccaacacGAACACCAACACCACCTCGCCGTCCAGTGGCAGCTCCACGCCACAGAACCATTACTCGCCCCTGCTAACCAACTCCCCCACGTCCACTGCCGCAGGTACTCCCAGTGGCAGCAGCTTGGGTCCTGGGTCCGGTTTGGGATTTGTCTACCAGGTCAGCTCCCCGACACCTCCCTCCAGCGAGGTGCTAAAGATCACCGAGCAAGGCGCAGCAGGACAGGATCAGGGTACAGGATCAGCCAACAGCGTAGCAGATGAGATGGATGAGCGATCAAGGGCCTCTGTCCTGCAGAAGGCTTCAATGTTCGAAAAGGCGGCAGCTGCGGCTGCGGTTGCGGTCTCGCCTCCAGCGTCCATTCAGGTTGCATCCAGTGCCCCAGCTTCGGGAGGCGGAACTCGACGATCCGaggcggagcagcaggaaaTGG ACAAATCTTTCGAAGATTCAATACAAGcactaaataatttaattggcGAACTAGACTCCTTTCAACGCGAGATAGATGAGGGCAAGGTCAAGCCGCCATCGAGCACCAACAacacaagcagcagcaacaacaatatgaccaccagcagcaacagcagcagcgacaacaacaacccGCCCGCCACTAGCAACATCGAGCCCTGCGCCATCAGCAATCAGACGAACTCGAGCGGCTGTGGAACAGACATATCGGACACCACGTCCGACGAACTGGCCGGCGACGATATGGACGTCAGGCAGCGGGATCGAGATCGGGATCTGCTCGGCGCCAGCGATTCGGAGCTGAGTCGCTGCTATGTGAGCGAGACGAGTTCGCTGACCGGTGGTCTAACGGCCGGCGGCTACGAGAATCCCACTTTCGCGCACTTTGCGGCCAATGCGAATAGAGATGACGCTGTTTCCCTGGCCTCCGACAGCGTTTGTCTCGGCCAGCCGCGCCATGCCTACGTGGATACTTGCAGCGACAGCGGCAGTGCCGTGGTGGTGATCTACGACCACCAGATTCCCAACACGCCCGACATTGAGTTCGTGAAGCAGAACTCCGAGATTGTGGTGCTGCGGACCAAGGATCCGCAGCCCCACGCGCTCCAGCTGCACGAGATGCGcgagctgcagcagttgcCCACGAATTTAGCCGCTTCACCGGACTCCTCGCCGGACTCGGCCGCTGGCCAGGCGCCACCAACAGCAACTGTGGCGCCCGCCAAGCAGCGACTCTCCTCGTTTCGCGCCACCAGTgagcagcagttgcaactcCTCGGACGCGGCAGTCCGCAAAGAGGTAAAACACCCAGTGAGCAGGCGGTACAGAGCAGACCACAGGACCAGCATTATCCACAGACACATCAGCAGGATATTGATGGCAGTAGTCCACCAGTAGAACTTGCAAGGCGCCAGCTGCCCCCCAAGCCCACAAGCTTGAGCGTTTTTAACGGCCCCCTCCCCACTGCGGGCGATAGGCCTGTTGTGCCCCGAAAGTCGGATTTTAAGGCCGATCTAGATGCAAAAATACGCAGGCAAAAGCAGAAAGTTAAACAGCAGTTGCAgacgcaacagcagcagcaagaaacgcagcagcagcatcagcagcaagcACCACAAGAACAGCAACACTCACCACAGTCGCCCCAAAACAGAAACT GA
- the LOC6528343 gene encoding alpha-protein kinase 1 isoform X28, producing MDLSLERDSSALGSLFQQIINDMKNTSPLWEDFVAKAGKLHTCLRAAIQAIAAYLDAFQKIADAATNSRGASKEIGTALTRVCLRHKAVETRLKTFTSAIMDCLVQPLQERIEDWKRTVATIDKDHAKEYKRCRTELKKRSSDTLRLQKKARKGQTDGLQSLMDSHMQDVTLRRAELEEVEKKSLRSAMVEERLRYCSFVHMLQPVVHEECEVMSELGHLQEAMQSIALVTKEPSVLPQASEELIHDAKASINLYPESPGGGSGSQGGGCSNSLGSRKSSVCSISSMNSSGSSNSPGHHHYPRSLSQFVTPAIRLKPGESSDSGFCSSPALTTQTSNATNQTANVSTWPPHSQDGVDTLPPTADRPHTISTAYEKGHQRPPLTVYTFQNPETIHESGSCLNNGTAAPNGQPLSGQATPATQKSPAASLSRPPLPVKPAHVRCSSLERPLSAQSNHRQGSGSNLLQRQCPSPIPAHITKELSAAHHAQQQQQQQQNQQPQTPPTYVNMSELATMAALKQTNQQQKTSTPPLQQQSSIDSTCSQHSNDSTGSHQLLQQQQQHPSQQNHHSATATRSHSISSTASSLHSHPSIDSTVACGSLVGQHNHSTSTNTNTNTTSPSSGSSTPQNHYSPLLTNSPTSTAAGTPSGSSLGPGSGLGFVYQVSSPTPPSSEVLKITEQGAAGQDQGTGSANSVADEMDERSRASVLQKASMFEKAAAAAAVAVSPPASIQVASSAPASGGGTRRSEAEQQEMGGAASGGSTRIGRRASINQAKPPPPVRRSSSVTPSPNASVGQTFRTSSPAAGGGGGGSIYAQPKLVNSMSSFRTSSPSPNGHAHPLPPTQPKANPNLIAQLNARLSGKQQQQQQQQQQQQVEGIYGNQQAPGGESIYMRSGLPMSQPQQQQHYDAAAQSPNMRQAHSHQHHQQPQQHYTCPPPLEDPPPPPIYAASASATMPKKVARPPTSQNTSHSSAYAAASSTATLPRNMMQHQQRLQQQQQQYQQPASIGIGIGNGNGHLGQRPQLPLPQQKLRAAQQQHLAEQQQQQQQQQHQLQHQQHQQRQPPIPSRHSSVQQKIFVSTNPFIQTTAVKFHSPSASPTCGSPVTGSGSGSLASIYATTSRGGHHHQQQQHQQQQAQQQHYYRDAAGGNSNSNGGAAYYNHNAHAHSPAHHPNYATSTNIEKTGSIRAKTKAEFLENLNAKLAKQGMSGRAFAVRNLINSKALMYQNPQKLSRPSAQYRRPPTYPNTSTSTNATCEDQC from the exons AATACTTCGCCCCTGTGGGAGGACTTTGTGGCTAAGGCCGGAAAACTACACACTTGCTTAAG GGCCGCCATCCAGGCAATCGCCGCCTATTTGGACGCCTTCCAAAAGATAGCCGATGCGGCGACCAACTCAAGAG GCGCCTCAAAGGAGATCGGCACCGCCCTGACCCGCGTTTGCCTCCGACACAAGGCGGTGGAGACACGTCTGAAAACCTTCACCAGCGCCATAATGGATTGCCTGGTGCAGCCGCTGCAGGAGAGGATCGAGGACTGGAAGCGCACGGTGGCCACCATCGACAAAGACCATGCCAAAGAGTACAAGCGCTGTCGCACTGAACTGAAGAAGCGCTCCAGCGACACGCTGCGCCTGCAGAAGAAGGCGCGCAAGGGTCAGACGGACGGATTGCAGTCCCTGATGGACTCGCACATGCAGGATGTCACCCTGCGCCGCGCAGAACTCGAGGAAGTCGAGAAGAAATCCTTGAGGTCGGCCATGGTGGAGGAGCGTCTTCGCTACTGCAGCTTTGTCCACATGCTTCAGCCAGTGGTGCACGAGGAGTGCGAGGTCATGTCAGAGTTGGGTCACCTACAG GAAGCCATGCAGTCAATTGCGCTAGTGACCAAGGAACCCAGTGTCCTGCCCCAGGCCTCCGAGGAGCTAATTCACGACGCTAAGGCCAGCATTAATCTGTACCCGGAGTCTCCAGGTGGCGGTTCCGGCTCGCAGGGCGGCGGCTGCTCCAACTCGCTGGGTTCCCGAAAGAGCTCCGTCTGTTCCATCAGCAGCATGAACAGCAGCGGCTCGAGCAACTCTCCCGGTCACCATCACTATCCGCGCTCCTTGTCGCAG tttgtaaCGCCCGCAATTCGCTTGAAACCTGGTGAATCCAGTGATAGTGGCTTTTGCTCATCGCCAGCTCTAACAACACag ACCTCGAATGCAACGAATCAAACGGCAAATGTCTCAACCTGGCCCCCACATTCCCAGGATGGCGTCGACACACTGCCACCGACCGCGGACCGTCCGCACACCATTTCGACGGCATACGAGAAGGGTCACCAGCGTCCTCCACTGACCGTCTACACGTTCCAAAACCCGGAGACTATTCACGAGTCGGGCAGCTGCTTGAACAACGGAACCGCAGCCCCGAATGGACAGCCCTTGTCTGGACAAGCCACTCCGGCCACCCAGAAATCCCCGGCTGCCTCACTTAGTCGGCCCCCCTTGCCAGTT AAGCCAGCCCATGTG CGCTGCTCGTCGCTGGAGCGACCCCTTTCGGCCCAGAGTAACCACCGCCAGGGAAGTGGGAGCAACCTGCTGCAGCGCCAGTGCCCCTCACCGATTCCGGCTCATATCACGAAAG AGCTGTCCGCAGCGCATCatgcacagcagcagcagcagcaacagcagaatCAGCAGCCTCAGACGCCACCCACCTATGTGAACATGTCTGAGCTGGCCACCATGGCAGCTTTGAAGCAAACCAACCAGCAGCAAAAGACCTCTACGCCGCctctgcagcagcagagctCCATTGACTCGACCTGCTCCCAGCATTCCAACGACTCCACCGGCTCGcatcagctcctccagcagcagcagcaacatccatCGCAGCAGAATCACCACTCAGCCACTGCCACACGCTCCCATTCCATATCCTCGACGGCCTCGTCACTGCACTCGCATCCGTCGATCGACTCCACCGTCGCTTGCGGCTCGCTGGTGGGCCAACACAACCAcagcaccagcaccaacacGAACACCAACACCACCTCGCCGTCCAGTGGCAGCTCCACGCCACAGAACCATTACTCGCCCCTGCTAACCAACTCCCCCACGTCCACTGCCGCAGGTACTCCCAGTGGCAGCAGCTTGGGTCCTGGGTCCGGTTTGGGATTTGTCTACCAGGTCAGCTCCCCGACACCTCCCTCCAGCGAGGTGCTAAAGATCACCGAGCAAGGCGCAGCAGGACAGGATCAGGGTACAGGATCAGCCAACAGCGTAGCAGATGAGATGGATGAGCGATCAAGGGCCTCTGTCCTGCAGAAGGCTTCAATGTTCGAAAAGGCGGCAGCTGCGGCTGCGGTTGCGGTCTCGCCTCCAGCGTCCATTCAGGTTGCATCCAGTGCCCCAGCTTCGGGAGGCGGAACTCGACGATCCGaggcggagcagcaggaaaTGG GAGGAGCAGCCAGCGGTGGCTCCACGCGCATCGGCCGTCGCGCGTCCATCAATCAGGCCAAGCCACCGCCGCCAGTTAGACGCAGTTCGTCGGTGACCCCCAGTCCCAATGCCTCGGTCGGG CAGACATTCCGCACCTCATCACCAGCCGCGGGCGGAGGGGGTGGCGGCAGCATATACGCCCAGCCCAAACTGGTCAACAGCATGTCAAGCTTCCGCACCAGCAGCCCCAGTCCCAATGGACATGCTCACCCACTGCCACCGACACAGCCAAAGGCGAATCCGAACCTAATTGCACAGCTCAATGCACGACTCAGcggcaaacagcaacagcagcagcagcaacaacagcagcaacaggtcGAGGGGATCTACGGCAACCAGCAGGCGCCCGGGGGAGAGTCCATCTACATGCGGAGTGGCTTGCCCATGTcgcagccgcaacagcagcaacactaTGACG CAGCTGCGCAATCGCCGAACATGAGACAGGCTCATTCccatcagcaccaccaacagccgcagcagcacTACACTTGTCCGCCTCCTCTGGAGGATCCCCCACCGCCGCCCATTTACGCCGCCAGTGCATCGGCCACGATGCCCAAGAAGGTTGCCCGTCCGCCCACTAGCCAGAACACGTCTCACTCGAGCGCCTATGCAGCAGCCTCGTCCACGGCCACGCTGCCCAGGAATATGATGCAGCACCAGCAAAggttgcagcagcagcagcaacagtatCAACAGCCAGCAAGTATAGGCATAGGCATTGGCAACGGCAATGGACACCTAGGTCAGCGTCCGCAGTTGCCGCTTCCCCAGCAGAAGCTTAGAGctgcacagcagcagcatttggcggagcagcagcagcagcagcaacaacagcaacatcagctgcagcatcagcaacaccagcaacgCCAGCCACCCATTCCTTCACGCCACTCGAGTGTGCAGCAAAAGATATTCGTCTCTACAAATCCATTCATACAGACAACGGCCGTCAAGTTTCACTCGCCCTCGGCCTCGCCCACGTGCGGCTCGCCCGTTactgggtctgggtctgggtccTTGGCCAGCATTTATGCCACAACCTCGCGTGGCGGCcaccatcaccagcagcagcagcatcagcagcagcaggctcagcagcagcactacTATCGCGATGCTGCTGGGGggaacagcaacagcaacggcggCGCTGCCTACTATAACCACAatgcccatgcccattccCCGGCACATCATCCAA ACTATGCGACAAGCACAAATATCGAAAAGACTGGCAGTATTCGGGCCAAGACCAAGGCCGAATTCCTCGAGAATCTCAACGCGAAACTGGCAAAGCAGGGAATGTCTGGACGAGCATTTGCCGTGCGAAATCTCATCAACAGTAAGGCCCTG ATGTATCAAAATCCACAAAAACTATCGCGACCCAGTGCGCAATACCGTAGACCACCCACCTATCCCAACACCAGCACATCCACCAATGCCACTTGCGAAGACCAGTGCTAA
- the LOC6528343 gene encoding ras guanine nucleotide exchange factor P isoform X27, giving the protein MDLSLERDSSALGSLFQQIINDMKNTSPLWEDFVAKAGKLHTCLRAAIQAIAAYLDAFQKIADAATNSRGASKEIGTALTRVCLRHKAVETRLKTFTSAIMDCLVQPLQERIEDWKRTVATIDKDHAKEYKRCRTELKKRSSDTLRLQKKARKGQTDGLQSLMDSHMQDVTLRRAELEEVEKKSLRSAMVEERLRYCSFVHMLQPVVHEECEVMSELGHLQEAMQSIALVTKEPSVLPQASEELIHDAKASINLYPESPGGGSGSQGGGCSNSLGSRKSSVCSISSMNSSGSSNSPGHHHYPRSLSQFVTPAIRLKPGESSDSGFCSSPALTTQTSNATNQTANVSTWPPHSQDGVDTLPPTADRPHTISTAYEKGHQRPPLTVYTFQNPETIHESGSCLNNGTAAPNGQPLSGQATPATQKSPAASLSRPPLPVKPAHVRCSSLERPLSAQSNHRQGSGSNLLQRQCPSPIPAHITKELSAAHHAQQQQQQQQNQQPQTPPTYVNMSELATMAALKQTNQQQKTSTPPLQQQSSIDSTCSQHSNDSTGSHQLLQQQQQHPSQQNHHSATATRSHSISSTASSLHSHPSIDSTVACGSLVGQHNHSTSTNTNTNTTSPSSGSSTPQNHYSPLLTNSPTSTAAGTPSGSSLGPGSGLGFVYQVSSPTPPSSEVLKITEQGAAGQDQGTGSANSVADEMDERSRASVLQKASMFEKAAAAAAVAVSPPASIQVASSAPASGGGTRRSEAEQQEMDKSFEDSIQALNNLIGELDSFQREIDEGKVKPPSSTNNTSSSNNNMTTSSNSSSDNNNPPATSNIEPCAISNQTNSSGCGTDISDTTSDELAGDDMDVRQRDRDRDLLGASDSELSRCYVSETSSLTGGLTAGGYENPTFAHFAANANRDDAVSLASDSVCLGQPRHAYVDTCSDSGSAVVVIYDHQIPNTPDIEFVKQNSEIVVLRTKDPQPHALQLHEMRELQQLPTNLAASPDSSPDSAAGQAPPTATVAPAKQRLSSFRATSEQQLQLLGRGSPQRGKTPSEQAVQSRPQDQHYPQTHQQDIDGSSPPVELARRQLPPKPTSLSVFNGPLPTAGDRPVVPRKSDFKADLDAKIRRQKQKVKQQLQTQQQQQETQQQHQQQAPQEQQHSPQSPQNRNCNVTNQQAANITAFASATATASTDPYPHQNHRMPNQNQTATSNHKQCKTSTMALSPSSPRGHLPLSPSSLSSLPLPATNSSPSNARSSMLSASERPPPPPDHPYVCSNAPANPHHANSITNANVNANAQLKPCITPRPASLSGSF; this is encoded by the exons AATACTTCGCCCCTGTGGGAGGACTTTGTGGCTAAGGCCGGAAAACTACACACTTGCTTAAG GGCCGCCATCCAGGCAATCGCCGCCTATTTGGACGCCTTCCAAAAGATAGCCGATGCGGCGACCAACTCAAGAG GCGCCTCAAAGGAGATCGGCACCGCCCTGACCCGCGTTTGCCTCCGACACAAGGCGGTGGAGACACGTCTGAAAACCTTCACCAGCGCCATAATGGATTGCCTGGTGCAGCCGCTGCAGGAGAGGATCGAGGACTGGAAGCGCACGGTGGCCACCATCGACAAAGACCATGCCAAAGAGTACAAGCGCTGTCGCACTGAACTGAAGAAGCGCTCCAGCGACACGCTGCGCCTGCAGAAGAAGGCGCGCAAGGGTCAGACGGACGGATTGCAGTCCCTGATGGACTCGCACATGCAGGATGTCACCCTGCGCCGCGCAGAACTCGAGGAAGTCGAGAAGAAATCCTTGAGGTCGGCCATGGTGGAGGAGCGTCTTCGCTACTGCAGCTTTGTCCACATGCTTCAGCCAGTGGTGCACGAGGAGTGCGAGGTCATGTCAGAGTTGGGTCACCTACAG GAAGCCATGCAGTCAATTGCGCTAGTGACCAAGGAACCCAGTGTCCTGCCCCAGGCCTCCGAGGAGCTAATTCACGACGCTAAGGCCAGCATTAATCTGTACCCGGAGTCTCCAGGTGGCGGTTCCGGCTCGCAGGGCGGCGGCTGCTCCAACTCGCTGGGTTCCCGAAAGAGCTCCGTCTGTTCCATCAGCAGCATGAACAGCAGCGGCTCGAGCAACTCTCCCGGTCACCATCACTATCCGCGCTCCTTGTCGCAG tttgtaaCGCCCGCAATTCGCTTGAAACCTGGTGAATCCAGTGATAGTGGCTTTTGCTCATCGCCAGCTCTAACAACACag ACCTCGAATGCAACGAATCAAACGGCAAATGTCTCAACCTGGCCCCCACATTCCCAGGATGGCGTCGACACACTGCCACCGACCGCGGACCGTCCGCACACCATTTCGACGGCATACGAGAAGGGTCACCAGCGTCCTCCACTGACCGTCTACACGTTCCAAAACCCGGAGACTATTCACGAGTCGGGCAGCTGCTTGAACAACGGAACCGCAGCCCCGAATGGACAGCCCTTGTCTGGACAAGCCACTCCGGCCACCCAGAAATCCCCGGCTGCCTCACTTAGTCGGCCCCCCTTGCCAGTT AAGCCAGCCCATGTG CGCTGCTCGTCGCTGGAGCGACCCCTTTCGGCCCAGAGTAACCACCGCCAGGGAAGTGGGAGCAACCTGCTGCAGCGCCAGTGCCCCTCACCGATTCCGGCTCATATCACGAAAG AGCTGTCCGCAGCGCATCatgcacagcagcagcagcagcaacagcagaatCAGCAGCCTCAGACGCCACCCACCTATGTGAACATGTCTGAGCTGGCCACCATGGCAGCTTTGAAGCAAACCAACCAGCAGCAAAAGACCTCTACGCCGCctctgcagcagcagagctCCATTGACTCGACCTGCTCCCAGCATTCCAACGACTCCACCGGCTCGcatcagctcctccagcagcagcagcaacatccatCGCAGCAGAATCACCACTCAGCCACTGCCACACGCTCCCATTCCATATCCTCGACGGCCTCGTCACTGCACTCGCATCCGTCGATCGACTCCACCGTCGCTTGCGGCTCGCTGGTGGGCCAACACAACCAcagcaccagcaccaacacGAACACCAACACCACCTCGCCGTCCAGTGGCAGCTCCACGCCACAGAACCATTACTCGCCCCTGCTAACCAACTCCCCCACGTCCACTGCCGCAGGTACTCCCAGTGGCAGCAGCTTGGGTCCTGGGTCCGGTTTGGGATTTGTCTACCAGGTCAGCTCCCCGACACCTCCCTCCAGCGAGGTGCTAAAGATCACCGAGCAAGGCGCAGCAGGACAGGATCAGGGTACAGGATCAGCCAACAGCGTAGCAGATGAGATGGATGAGCGATCAAGGGCCTCTGTCCTGCAGAAGGCTTCAATGTTCGAAAAGGCGGCAGCTGCGGCTGCGGTTGCGGTCTCGCCTCCAGCGTCCATTCAGGTTGCATCCAGTGCCCCAGCTTCGGGAGGCGGAACTCGACGATCCGaggcggagcagcaggaaaTGG ACAAATCTTTCGAAGATTCAATACAAGcactaaataatttaattggcGAACTAGACTCCTTTCAACGCGAGATAGATGAGGGCAAGGTCAAGCCGCCATCGAGCACCAACAacacaagcagcagcaacaacaatatgaccaccagcagcaacagcagcagcgacaacaacaacccGCCCGCCACTAGCAACATCGAGCCCTGCGCCATCAGCAATCAGACGAACTCGAGCGGCTGTGGAACAGACATATCGGACACCACGTCCGACGAACTGGCCGGCGACGATATGGACGTCAGGCAGCGGGATCGAGATCGGGATCTGCTCGGCGCCAGCGATTCGGAGCTGAGTCGCTGCTATGTGAGCGAGACGAGTTCGCTGACCGGTGGTCTAACGGCCGGCGGCTACGAGAATCCCACTTTCGCGCACTTTGCGGCCAATGCGAATAGAGATGACGCTGTTTCCCTGGCCTCCGACAGCGTTTGTCTCGGCCAGCCGCGCCATGCCTACGTGGATACTTGCAGCGACAGCGGCAGTGCCGTGGTGGTGATCTACGACCACCAGATTCCCAACACGCCCGACATTGAGTTCGTGAAGCAGAACTCCGAGATTGTGGTGCTGCGGACCAAGGATCCGCAGCCCCACGCGCTCCAGCTGCACGAGATGCGcgagctgcagcagttgcCCACGAATTTAGCCGCTTCACCGGACTCCTCGCCGGACTCGGCCGCTGGCCAGGCGCCACCAACAGCAACTGTGGCGCCCGCCAAGCAGCGACTCTCCTCGTTTCGCGCCACCAGTgagcagcagttgcaactcCTCGGACGCGGCAGTCCGCAAAGAGGTAAAACACCCAGTGAGCAGGCGGTACAGAGCAGACCACAGGACCAGCATTATCCACAGACACATCAGCAGGATATTGATGGCAGTAGTCCACCAGTAGAACTTGCAAGGCGCCAGCTGCCCCCCAAGCCCACAAGCTTGAGCGTTTTTAACGGCCCCCTCCCCACTGCGGGCGATAGGCCTGTTGTGCCCCGAAAGTCGGATTTTAAGGCCGATCTAGATGCAAAAATACGCAGGCAAAAGCAGAAAGTTAAACAGCAGTTGCAgacgcaacagcagcagcaagaaacgcagcagcagcatcagcagcaagcACCACAAGAACAGCAACACTCACCACAGTCGCCCCAAAACAGAAACTGTAATGTCACTAATCAACAAGCCGCCAATATTACTGCATTTGCATCTGCAACCGCAACAGCATCCACAGACCCGTACCCGCATCAAAATCATAGAATGCCAAACCAAAATCAGACAGCCACATCCAATCACAAGCAGTGCAAGACGTCCACAATGGCATTGTCACCGTCATCACCTCGCGGCCATCTGCCATTATCACCGTCATCGCTATCGTCATTACCATTACCAGCCACCAATTCATCACCATCCAATGCTCGGTCATCGATGTTGTCCGCCAGTGaacgaccaccaccaccacccgaTCATCCATATGTGTGCTCCAATGCCCCAGCCAATCCCCACCATGCCAATAGCATTACCAATGCCAATGTCAATGCCAATGCCCAGCTCAAGCCGTGCATTACGCCCCGGCCGGCTTCGTTGTCGGGTTCGTTTTga